A genomic region of bacterium contains the following coding sequences:
- the mtnA gene encoding S-methyl-5-thioribose-1-phosphate isomerase, translating to MKPYIKTLWWENNNLYIIDQQKLPSEETVLQLKTVKDVWNAIKNLQIRGAPAIGCVASFGVVLSAINSKTSDIDSLREELKKDIKYLSKSRPTAYNLFYALERMENLIYNGKHLLVKDLKQSLIEEAKKIYLEDLQCCYNIGINGAKLIKEGTSILTHCNAGALATSGIGTALAPMFVAKKKNIRFNVYVDETRPVLQGARLTAWELKKAKIPYTLICDNMAGHLMQNRKIDMVITGADRIAINGDTANKIGTYALAILAHYHKIPFYIAAPYSTFDKNIKNGQDIIIEERSPEEIQKIGNTFISPKDAPVFNPAFDVTPAKFIKAFITENGIIEKM from the coding sequence AGACAGTTAAGGATGTTTGGAACGCAATTAAAAATCTCCAAATTAGAGGAGCACCAGCAATAGGGTGCGTGGCTTCGTTTGGAGTAGTTCTTTCTGCTATAAATTCAAAAACATCAGATATAGATTCTTTAAGAGAAGAATTGAAAAAAGATATCAAATACTTAAGCAAATCTCGCCCTACCGCTTATAATCTTTTTTATGCACTCGAAAGGATGGAAAATCTTATATATAATGGTAAACATCTTTTAGTAAAAGATTTAAAACAATCTCTTATTGAAGAAGCAAAAAAGATATATTTAGAAGACTTGCAATGTTGTTACAATATAGGTATAAACGGCGCAAAACTTATAAAAGAAGGTACCTCTATTTTAACCCACTGCAATGCTGGAGCCCTTGCAACTTCTGGTATAGGAACGGCTCTTGCCCCTATGTTTGTGGCTAAAAAAAAGAATATAAGGTTTAATGTATATGTTGACGAAACAAGACCTGTCCTACAAGGAGCAAGACTTACAGCGTGGGAATTAAAGAAAGCAAAAATTCCTTACACTCTTATATGTGATAATATGGCAGGACATCTTATGCAGAACAGAAAAATAGATATGGTAATTACAGGAGCCGATAGGATAGCAATAAATGGAGATACAGCCAACAAGATTGGAACTTATGCTTTGGCTATCCTTGCTCATTACCATAAAATCCCTTTTTATATAGCAGCCCCTTACTCTACCTTTGATAAAAATATAAAGAACGGACAAGATATTATTATAGAAGAACGTTCTCCAGAAGAAATACAAAAGATAGGAAATACTTTTATATCACCTAAAGATGCCCCTGTTTTTAACCCTGCGTTTGATGTAACACCAGCAAAATTTATTAAAGCATTTATTACTGAAAATGGTATAATAGAAAAGATGTAG